A single genomic interval of Shewanella psychropiezotolerans harbors:
- a CDS encoding DUF4347 domain-containing protein, with protein MKPLFCHFGRGWVPSDVQTVMSLLGQLITQVRRGVLAPCFQTLNGIGLFNCAVILLACSLVSQPANAELTIQSQFSRELIIMDLSVHDPKMLVEALNTKFKQHAGHANNTKIFFLKPYKEPLLQIKNIIQTTTNIAHISIISHASNGALFLSERWVDKQYISARKTLMLEIGDLLQPGTVLNLYGCNQGSERLSRSFVDTLAKLTSLDVATSIDITGELSEGRNWELEYRVGDMELASKVNAGASKAIHQP; from the coding sequence ATGAAACCTTTGTTCTGTCATTTTGGCAGAGGGTGGGTTCCCTCAGATGTGCAAACTGTCATGAGTTTGTTAGGTCAATTGATTACCCAAGTTCGTAGAGGAGTGTTAGCTCCGTGCTTTCAAACTTTAAATGGTATTGGACTCTTCAATTGTGCGGTGATCTTACTAGCCTGCTCGTTAGTGAGCCAGCCTGCTAATGCTGAGCTGACAATACAATCTCAATTTAGTAGAGAGCTGATCATCATGGACCTGTCGGTGCATGACCCCAAAATGCTGGTGGAAGCGCTCAATACCAAGTTTAAACAACATGCCGGGCATGCCAATAACACTAAAATATTTTTCCTAAAACCTTATAAGGAGCCCCTGTTACAGATAAAAAACATCATACAGACGACAACCAATATTGCACATATCTCCATCATATCCCATGCATCCAATGGGGCTCTATTTCTGTCTGAAAGGTGGGTCGATAAGCAATATATTTCGGCTCGAAAAACCTTGATGCTGGAGATCGGCGACTTGCTACAACCAGGCACAGTTCTTAACTTATATGGTTGTAACCAAGGTTCTGAACGGCTTAGCAGAAGTTTTGTCGATACCTTAGCTAAATTAACTTCCTTAGATGTTGCCACTTCCATAGATATAACGGGTGAGCTGAGTGAGGGGCGTAATTGGGAGCTGGAGTATCGAGTGGGGGATATGGAACTTGCATCTAAAGTTAATGCTGGGGCGTCGAAAGCAATCCATCAGCCATAG
- a CDS encoding Ig-like domain-containing protein, with translation MSGFLVLITCLLVVQQAKAAQQETEDLFAGFPETELIIIDSAVHEPYMLYQALNAKFKQHLGQNNKTKIVFLKPELEPLQQIRNAIKDTSDLSQLSIISHASNGAIFLAGKWIDKGYINQHEAMMSEIGSSLKKGADLKLYGCNLASGVSGKSFVNRVAELTQLDVAASTDTTGGVKQGHNWELEYRVGDIDSRSVFFEALPTSYSSTLNHFRYGTMAVEPIAGESGKVRLKVQIGYTLDHYIMTKLVNSSVGTVNCQMNYLAGFSWGDGQGQANICVQLLSKDSATNDALVEVVSIGSNGYEPGLVHKYQADGDYILSWNSYARSPAMSQNNSYWRAEATTSVVNGEITNASPVTAVSALVYVRDDHPFTMQISGVDQNGDKIRYRWGKKKEFYSGNSNVEVEKPTGMQLSPEGLITWDLAGDLANGDLITYTDNANPSTVTSNRWQAAIVLEDLDINGVVKSKAPLDFVFIISDPDNASPGFNPGPEITATQYIQLHQTTTFTITATDVDENGDPDVPTISVLNPPSTDPAIWSTSIISQDSVTGTSVIEVTFIPSDDMLGKAYVVIFSAKDSNGITSEASVNLVIVNEAPIAQDDSALTQQGQMVIVDVLANDSDPDGDPLTITQFNAPNGTVVLNGDNTISYTPDASFSGLEIISYVISDGIGSVASANILVTVNGNPIAQDDLFTINEDTSSVFDVLANDSEPDGDALNMTLTTPSHGQLSLVNNIVTYTPNAQFYGTDSFSYTISDGIGGSDTANVTVTVVSVNDLPVASNDSAELDEDQSISISVLTNDSDPENDPLSVTTHQSLHGTTSVNSNQSLTYAPALNYFGQDQITYSISDGNGGESTATVAITVRPVNDAPTANDDSAALAEDTSVLLTPLSNDVDVEGDLLSYISVVASSGQVTVNPDMSVLYTPTENYQGSVQINYLISDPSGLQSAAVISISVTEVNDAPKANADTATVDEDATLTYAVLDNDIDIENHPLTVSVAQPSHGQASVEANGSITYVPDPDFNGSDSLIYTIDDGHGGQDSALFNVMVNGVNDAPIAVDDSATLNEDANVTVPVLANDSDIDGDSLTVTVQPAANGVASVTALGLVQYTPNAHFNGADSLTYTISDGNGASASAVLSILVSSVNDHPIAINDAVSLDEDTSVTIQVLENDSDLDKDLLVVTAQSPSHGDVTVGLDGNISYTPVQDFNGIDSLTYSIDDGHGGTAQAQLTITINAINDQPVAVDDYAYVTEDGSVTFSVLSNDSDVDNDGLTVTLDTASHGSTVNHNDGSVSYTPDANFNGSDSVQYSVSDGQGGAAQAVIYLNVTAVNDAPVAEADLISMEEDTSFKFDLLLNDTDVEFALNPASTVLVDQPQHMSASVENGVVTLTPNADFNGSDSLTYRVSDGDGAVSNTVAVTIVVAAVNDAPRPEPDFASVDEDIILDIEVLANDLDIDDSGDSSLDIHSVVIVQAPLHGQLTHVDGVLSYLPDGNYVGPDSFSYTVADLMGAVSEATLVTLNVQGINDAPIAEMDSLTADEDQSISFNVTANDTDIDSQIVPESVSVFSGPTHGVVSISVTGEVTYTPNADYFGDDSFSYTVKDSEGAVSLPGTVSVSIASINDAPRLQDDIAQLMEDGVNDINVMGNDTDIDGGLVLASLMVTVMPEHGAVTILPGGLLRYTPDDNYYGPDSFSYSINDNDGVTSEANVQISIDSINDHPLAQDYEAVLDEDSQITLYILTNDTDLDGVLDVNSVVIMSSPASGILEVNSDGSVLYIPDANFNGSDSFSYQVSDDAGDSSETALVSLDVTPVNDAPQISGSAPETLLEGDPYQFTPTSLDIDNDTLAFTITGLPSWASFDPLTGTLSGVPAYEDVGSYGPMVISVSDGVIEVELEAFYIQVEVLDSDGDGIPDVIEIELGLDPFDATDAGQDADGDGLSNLDEWLAGSNLYVDDVAPELIIPDDIWIDATGLFTGVSIGQAQAYDYVDGVRQTCCEDLSHTMVSDLPQLKPGTHQVTWTAVDAAGNVSELVQNIFVRPLISLPQDQIVAQGNLVSVSVYLNGLSPEYPLSVAYSVAGSAVEGLHHDLTSTMVTFESGQVVATIEFTALDMEQETLQDEVVSIHLDDQLNLGSKKEHYVTITLDNLAPEIQLSSYQYEEQRTWVAKVDGAVEIQANYTDPNSLNSHTLDWSLTDSELQDVQLFEEKGVIQKISPSGVSGMKLETWLFDPSGLAEGVYTVRVTVTDDGKPNLSHFNELRIRVSELLPLLTQADSDGDGIADIEEGLGDSDGDGIPDYLDPIAAANVLPERIVNTESYLVECESGVGCRLGQYAMSGVYMGAQVAGSDIHANLQGIMPGDFVDVGGVFNIEALDLSEQNQAVNIVIPQRNSIPEHAGYRHFIHDKGWFTFETNADNQLMSAPGAAGYCPPPGSDEYSEGLNQGDWCLQLVIQDGGINDADEVVNGAVNITGCLIQEELDQPGSETVEVEILTEGGGSSSGASMQIFILSLLAVIAFFRNGPLRSRWFRNGLLKNRQLRNISHRRQVHRLSVLLTIILLSLTAQVKADVAPQVMSEDVSLTGFFISGLFARAQSSDNTGDINQSLVDAGLNAQVIELDESTSGWKLGAGYAFTPSWSVALEYIDLGEVSVRIKGVTDDPETFYATASQFYPDSVKGLGLNLGYRYQFIADVSALLHLGLFHWQADYTSYDIDSLQVVTSEDDGYSVYGGLGVEYALTKNIRFSVQWSHFSLDEQSRDLIGVGVQYLF, from the coding sequence TTGAGTGGTTTTCTGGTGCTTATTACTTGTCTGCTGGTAGTGCAGCAGGCGAAAGCGGCGCAGCAAGAGACTGAGGATTTGTTCGCAGGTTTCCCTGAAACTGAGTTGATCATCATAGATTCAGCGGTTCATGAGCCTTACATGCTTTATCAAGCGCTAAACGCCAAATTTAAGCAGCATCTAGGTCAGAACAATAAAACTAAAATTGTCTTCCTCAAGCCAGAACTGGAGCCATTGCAACAGATAAGAAACGCGATTAAAGACACCTCTGATTTATCTCAGCTGTCTATTATCTCCCATGCATCTAATGGTGCGATTTTCCTTGCGGGTAAATGGATAGATAAGGGTTATATTAATCAGCATGAAGCTATGATGAGTGAGATAGGATCTAGCCTGAAAAAGGGAGCGGATCTTAAGTTATATGGTTGTAATCTAGCGTCGGGTGTATCGGGTAAAAGTTTCGTTAACAGGGTGGCCGAGTTAACTCAATTGGATGTGGCCGCCTCTACCGATACCACTGGTGGAGTTAAACAGGGCCATAACTGGGAGCTTGAGTATCGGGTGGGAGACATAGATTCTCGGTCGGTTTTTTTTGAAGCGCTGCCAACTTCTTACTCATCCACACTGAATCACTTTCGTTACGGCACCATGGCGGTCGAGCCTATAGCGGGGGAGAGTGGCAAGGTTCGCCTCAAGGTGCAGATTGGCTACACTTTAGATCACTACATTATGACTAAGTTGGTTAACTCCTCAGTGGGTACGGTAAATTGTCAGATGAATTATCTGGCTGGTTTTTCATGGGGAGACGGTCAAGGTCAAGCTAACATTTGTGTGCAACTGCTTTCGAAAGACAGTGCAACCAATGACGCGCTTGTCGAGGTGGTGAGTATAGGCTCGAATGGCTATGAGCCGGGTTTAGTACATAAATATCAAGCCGATGGTGATTATATTCTCTCTTGGAATTCCTACGCCAGAAGCCCTGCCATGAGCCAGAACAATTCATACTGGCGCGCAGAAGCGACGACCTCTGTCGTAAATGGTGAAATTACCAATGCCTCACCGGTAACCGCCGTATCGGCTCTGGTGTATGTCAGAGACGATCACCCATTTACCATGCAAATATCTGGGGTGGATCAAAATGGCGATAAAATTCGATATCGTTGGGGTAAGAAAAAAGAGTTTTACTCGGGTAATAGTAATGTAGAGGTTGAAAAACCTACTGGGATGCAGCTTTCTCCCGAAGGACTCATTACCTGGGATCTGGCTGGGGATCTAGCTAATGGGGATTTGATTACCTATACCGACAATGCTAATCCCAGCACTGTAACGAGTAATCGTTGGCAAGCTGCCATTGTCCTGGAAGATCTGGATATTAATGGCGTGGTAAAGTCTAAGGCGCCTCTGGATTTCGTGTTTATCATCAGTGATCCAGATAATGCTTCTCCAGGTTTCAATCCCGGCCCAGAGATCACCGCAACCCAATATATCCAGTTACATCAAACAACCACTTTTACTATCACGGCTACTGATGTCGACGAGAATGGCGATCCCGATGTCCCCACTATAAGTGTGTTAAACCCGCCCTCGACAGATCCTGCGATATGGAGCACCAGCATCATAAGCCAAGACTCTGTGACCGGGACTAGCGTGATTGAAGTGACATTCATTCCTTCCGATGACATGTTAGGTAAGGCATATGTGGTGATCTTTAGTGCCAAAGATAGCAATGGCATCACCTCCGAGGCTTCAGTTAACTTAGTTATCGTCAATGAGGCACCGATTGCACAGGATGACTCGGCCTTAACCCAACAAGGCCAGATGGTGATAGTCGATGTGTTGGCGAATGATTCAGACCCCGATGGGGATCCCTTAACCATTACCCAATTCAATGCTCCGAATGGCACAGTAGTGCTCAATGGTGATAACACCATCTCATATACGCCGGACGCGAGTTTTAGTGGTTTGGAAATCATCTCCTATGTCATTTCTGACGGTATAGGCTCTGTGGCGAGTGCCAATATCTTAGTCACGGTTAATGGCAACCCCATTGCGCAAGATGACCTTTTCACTATAAATGAAGATACAAGCTCAGTGTTCGATGTGCTGGCGAACGATAGTGAGCCTGATGGTGACGCGTTAAATATGACACTCACAACTCCAAGCCATGGACAGCTAAGCCTGGTTAATAACATAGTGACCTATACACCAAATGCGCAGTTTTATGGCACAGATTCATTCAGCTATACCATTAGTGATGGGATCGGTGGCAGCGATACAGCAAACGTGACCGTGACTGTGGTGAGCGTTAATGATCTGCCTGTCGCGAGTAATGACTCTGCTGAACTAGATGAAGATCAGAGCATTTCAATTTCAGTTCTGACAAATGATAGCGATCCTGAAAATGATCCACTTTCCGTGACGACTCATCAGTCACTACATGGGACGACGTCGGTCAATTCTAACCAGAGCCTAACCTACGCCCCAGCATTAAATTACTTTGGCCAAGATCAGATCACTTACAGTATTAGTGATGGCAATGGCGGCGAGTCAACGGCTACTGTGGCTATCACGGTCAGACCCGTCAATGATGCGCCTACTGCTAATGATGATTCTGCAGCACTTGCAGAGGATACAAGTGTGCTCTTGACGCCTCTTAGCAATGATGTGGACGTAGAGGGGGATCTTCTCTCTTATATTTCCGTTGTGGCATCGAGTGGCCAGGTGACGGTGAATCCGGATATGAGTGTACTTTACACTCCGACAGAGAATTACCAGGGCAGTGTGCAGATAAATTACCTTATTTCTGACCCTTCAGGCCTTCAATCTGCCGCTGTGATTTCGATTAGTGTTACTGAGGTTAACGATGCACCTAAGGCTAATGCAGATACGGCAACAGTAGATGAAGACGCTACGCTCACATATGCAGTGCTAGATAACGATATAGATATAGAAAATCATCCTCTAACGGTTTCAGTTGCTCAGCCTAGCCATGGTCAAGCCAGTGTCGAGGCGAATGGCAGTATCACCTATGTACCCGATCCCGATTTCAATGGCAGTGATAGCTTAATCTACACCATAGACGATGGTCATGGCGGGCAAGACTCGGCCTTGTTTAACGTGATGGTGAATGGTGTCAATGATGCGCCGATTGCGGTCGATGACAGTGCGACTCTCAATGAAGATGCGAATGTTACTGTCCCTGTGCTAGCCAATGACAGTGATATTGATGGCGATAGCCTGACGGTAACCGTGCAACCAGCGGCCAATGGTGTGGCATCCGTAACTGCGCTAGGTCTGGTGCAGTATACGCCGAACGCGCATTTCAATGGGGCCGACAGTCTCACTTACACCATTAGCGATGGTAATGGCGCCAGCGCCAGCGCCGTACTCTCTATTTTGGTGAGCAGTGTTAATGATCACCCCATTGCGATCAATGATGCGGTGAGTCTCGATGAAGACACCAGTGTGACGATCCAGGTGCTGGAAAATGACAGCGATCTGGACAAGGACCTGCTGGTGGTCACGGCTCAATCTCCTAGCCATGGTGATGTCACTGTAGGGCTAGATGGCAATATTAGTTACACGCCAGTGCAGGACTTCAATGGCATCGACAGTCTGACTTATTCAATCGATGATGGTCATGGAGGCACGGCTCAAGCTCAGTTAACCATCACCATTAATGCCATCAACGATCAACCTGTGGCGGTGGATGATTATGCCTATGTCACCGAGGATGGCTCAGTGACTTTCTCAGTGCTGAGTAATGACAGCGATGTGGATAACGATGGGTTAACAGTGACCCTAGACACCGCCAGTCACGGCAGCACAGTCAATCATAATGATGGCAGCGTCAGCTACACGCCGGATGCCAATTTCAATGGCAGCGACAGCGTGCAATATAGCGTGAGTGATGGCCAAGGCGGTGCAGCGCAGGCGGTTATTTACCTCAATGTCACAGCGGTCAACGATGCTCCCGTGGCCGAGGCCGACCTTATCAGCATGGAGGAAGATACGTCGTTTAAGTTTGACTTGCTGCTCAATGACACAGATGTCGAGTTTGCCCTCAATCCGGCGAGTACTGTGTTGGTTGACCAGCCACAGCACATGAGTGCCAGTGTGGAAAATGGTGTGGTGACCTTAACCCCTAATGCCGACTTTAACGGCAGCGATAGCCTGACTTATCGAGTATCCGATGGTGACGGTGCAGTGTCTAACACAGTTGCAGTGACTATAGTGGTGGCTGCGGTGAACGATGCACCCAGGCCTGAACCCGATTTTGCCAGTGTCGATGAAGACATCATCTTAGACATTGAAGTGTTGGCCAATGACTTAGATATCGATGATAGCGGTGATTCATCTCTGGATATTCATTCGGTGGTGATAGTACAGGCGCCGCTTCATGGTCAGCTGACCCATGTTGACGGTGTGCTAAGTTACCTGCCTGATGGTAACTATGTCGGTCCAGATAGTTTCAGCTATACCGTGGCGGATTTGATGGGGGCAGTTAGTGAAGCCACTCTGGTTACCTTAAACGTGCAAGGCATCAATGATGCACCAATTGCCGAAATGGATAGCCTGACAGCCGATGAAGACCAGAGCATAAGCTTCAATGTGACGGCGAATGACACCGACATAGACTCACAGATAGTGCCCGAGTCGGTGAGTGTATTTAGCGGCCCAACTCATGGCGTGGTGAGTATTTCAGTAACGGGAGAGGTCACTTACACGCCAAATGCCGATTATTTTGGCGATGACAGCTTCAGCTACACAGTCAAGGACAGTGAAGGTGCCGTGTCCTTGCCTGGTACTGTGAGTGTGAGCATAGCTTCTATCAACGATGCCCCCAGGTTGCAGGATGATATCGCTCAACTCATGGAAGATGGCGTCAATGACATCAATGTGATGGGTAACGACACAGATATCGACGGTGGGTTAGTTTTAGCTAGCTTGATGGTGACGGTTATGCCAGAGCACGGCGCAGTCACAATATTGCCGGGGGGATTGTTAAGATACACTCCTGACGATAACTATTATGGACCGGACAGCTTTAGTTACTCGATTAACGATAATGATGGCGTGACGAGTGAAGCTAATGTTCAGATCAGCATAGATAGCATCAACGATCATCCCTTGGCCCAAGATTATGAGGCTGTGCTGGATGAAGATAGCCAGATAACACTTTATATCTTGACCAATGACACCGACTTAGATGGAGTCTTGGATGTAAACAGTGTGGTCATCATGAGTTCGCCTGCTTCAGGAATATTGGAAGTCAATTCTGATGGCAGCGTGCTCTATATACCAGATGCTAACTTCAACGGCAGTGATAGTTTTAGCTACCAAGTCAGCGATGATGCGGGTGATAGCTCTGAAACTGCATTGGTCAGTTTAGACGTAACCCCAGTCAATGATGCACCGCAAATTTCGGGTAGTGCACCTGAAACTCTCCTCGAGGGTGACCCTTACCAATTCACTCCCACTAGCTTAGATATAGACAATGATACTTTGGCCTTCACTATCACAGGCTTACCCTCATGGGCTAGTTTCGATCCTCTCACCGGCACCTTGAGTGGCGTTCCTGCTTATGAAGATGTCGGTAGCTATGGTCCTATGGTTATTTCAGTGTCGGATGGGGTCATAGAGGTTGAGTTGGAGGCATTTTATATCCAAGTTGAAGTGCTTGATTCAGATGGTGATGGTATCCCGGATGTCATCGAAATTGAATTAGGTTTAGATCCATTCGATGCCACCGATGCCGGGCAAGATGCCGATGGCGATGGCCTAAGTAATTTGGATGAATGGCTAGCCGGAAGTAATCTCTATGTTGACGATGTCGCGCCTGAGCTTATTATTCCTGATGATATCTGGATCGATGCCACTGGCTTATTTACTGGTGTGAGCATAGGGCAAGCCCAAGCTTATGATTATGTCGATGGCGTAAGGCAGACTTGCTGTGAAGACTTAAGTCACACCATGGTAAGTGACCTGCCTCAGCTAAAGCCCGGAACTCACCAGGTGACATGGACCGCAGTCGATGCTGCCGGTAATGTCAGTGAGTTGGTTCAAAATATCTTTGTGCGTCCACTTATCTCTCTACCTCAAGATCAAATCGTTGCCCAGGGTAACCTAGTCTCAGTTTCTGTTTATCTTAACGGACTCTCTCCTGAGTATCCTCTATCGGTAGCTTACAGTGTGGCAGGCAGTGCGGTTGAGGGACTGCACCATGATCTCACTAGCACTATGGTGACATTCGAATCAGGCCAAGTCGTGGCGACGATTGAGTTTACCGCCCTGGATATGGAACAGGAGACGCTGCAGGACGAGGTGGTGTCCATTCATCTGGATGATCAATTAAATCTTGGCAGTAAGAAAGAGCACTATGTCACGATTACCTTAGATAACTTGGCACCAGAAATACAACTCTCCTCTTATCAATATGAAGAGCAGCGTACCTGGGTGGCAAAAGTTGATGGTGCCGTTGAAATTCAGGCCAATTATACCGATCCCAATAGCCTCAATAGTCATACGTTGGATTGGAGTTTGACAGACAGTGAACTTCAGGATGTTCAACTCTTTGAAGAGAAAGGTGTTATACAAAAAATATCCCCATCAGGAGTTAGTGGGATGAAGTTAGAAACTTGGTTGTTTGATCCCAGTGGCTTAGCTGAGGGGGTCTATACGGTGAGAGTCACAGTAACCGATGATGGCAAGCCTAATTTAAGTCACTTCAATGAGTTAAGGATTCGAGTGTCGGAGCTCTTACCTTTGTTGACTCAGGCTGATTCCGATGGAGATGGCATTGCTGATATTGAGGAGGGCTTAGGTGACTCAGACGGTGATGGTATCCCAGATTACTTAGATCCTATCGCGGCCGCAAACGTGCTACCCGAGAGAATCGTCAACACTGAATCTTATCTGGTGGAGTGTGAGTCAGGGGTAGGCTGCCGTTTAGGTCAATATGCTATGTCTGGTGTGTATATGGGAGCCCAAGTAGCAGGCTCAGATATTCACGCTAACCTGCAAGGCATCATGCCAGGTGATTTTGTCGATGTTGGCGGCGTATTTAACATAGAGGCACTCGATTTATCCGAGCAGAACCAGGCCGTCAATATCGTTATTCCACAGCGTAACTCAATTCCTGAACATGCAGGCTATCGTCATTTTATTCATGATAAAGGTTGGTTTACTTTTGAAACAAATGCCGATAACCAACTCATGTCGGCGCCAGGGGCCGCAGGTTATTGTCCACCGCCGGGGTCGGATGAGTATTCTGAGGGGCTTAATCAAGGGGATTGGTGTTTACAGCTGGTCATTCAGGATGGCGGTATCAATGACGCCGATGAAGTTGTGAATGGGGCGGTAAACATTACCGGCTGCTTAATTCAAGAGGAGCTAGATCAGCCAGGCAGCGAAACTGTCGAGGTGGAAATTTTAACTGAGGGAGGTGGTTCCTCATCTGGAGCGAGTATGCAAATCTTTATCTTGTCCCTATTGGCCGTTATTGCCTTCTTCAGAAATGGACCGTTGAGAAGCCGCTGGTTTAGAAACGGACTATTGAAAAATAGGCAGCTTAGGAATATAAGCCATAGACGCCAAGTTCATCGTTTATCTGTACTCCTGACTATAATTTTGCTTTCACTGACGGCCCAGGTCAAAGCCGACGTTGCTCCACAAGTGATGTCTGAAGATGTAAGCCTGACGGGCTTCTTTATTTCTGGACTCTTCGCGCGGGCTCAGAGCTCGGACAACACGGGGGACATCAATCAATCTCTGGTGGATGCAGGATTAAATGCTCAAGTGATTGAGCTTGATGAATCGACTTCTGGCTGGAAGCTCGGTGCCGGCTATGCCTTTACACCAAGTTGGTCTGTGGCTTTGGAATATATCGACTTAGGAGAGGTGAGCGTGAGGATAAAAGGAGTGACGGATGATCCAGAGACTTTTTATGCCACGGCTAGCCAGTTTTATCCGGACTCTGTCAAGGGACTAGGATTGAACCTAGGGTACCGCTATCAATTTATCGCTGATGTGAGCGCCTTACTTCATCTGGGTTTGTTTCATTGGCAAGCAGATTACACCTCTTATGATATCGATTCTCTGCAGGTAGTGACCAGCGAAGATGATGGCTACTCAGTCTATGGGGGGCTAGGTGTTGAGTATGCATTAACGAAAAATATCCGTTTCTCAGTACAGTGGAGTCATTTTAGCTTAGATGAGCAGAGTCGTGACTTGATTGGTGTCGGAGTACAGTATCTGTTTTAA